From the Sphingomonas aliaeris genome, one window contains:
- a CDS encoding polysaccharide biosynthesis/export family protein, producing MRLSATLAACAIAIGGLTAGASASAQSGGILVNGPTAPLRAYRINPGDEIEVYVWGEERLQRTVKILPDGTFSFPLVGQIDALNKLPKDVEAEVSNGLKTQYRDTVPKVTISVRSATGLQFSVAGKVRSPGAFTPGRYINVLEALTMAGGPADFANLSEVTILRKSGGRLSAIKVRLTDVLKGNPTDRDLAGIPQLESGDTVIVP from the coding sequence ATGCGCTTATCCGCTACTCTGGCGGCTTGTGCCATCGCGATTGGTGGCTTGACCGCAGGGGCCTCGGCCAGTGCGCAGTCGGGCGGCATTCTGGTGAACGGCCCGACGGCCCCGCTGCGCGCATATCGCATCAATCCGGGCGACGAGATCGAGGTCTATGTCTGGGGTGAAGAACGCCTGCAGCGTACGGTCAAGATCCTGCCGGACGGCACCTTTTCGTTCCCGCTCGTGGGGCAGATCGATGCGCTGAACAAGCTTCCGAAGGACGTCGAGGCTGAAGTCTCGAACGGCCTGAAGACCCAGTATCGCGATACGGTGCCAAAGGTCACGATCTCGGTCCGTTCCGCGACTGGCCTGCAGTTCAGTGTCGCCGGCAAGGTGCGGAGCCCGGGCGCGTTCACGCCGGGTCGCTACATCAACGTGCTGGAAGCGCTGACGATGGCCGGTGGCCCCGCCGACTTCGCCAATCTCTCCGAAGTCACGATCCTGCGCAAGTCGGGCGGCCGGCTGTCGGCGATCAAGGTGCGGTTGACGGATGTGCTGAAGGGCAATCCGACGGATCGCGACCTGGCGGGCATCCCGCAGCTGGAAAGCGGTGATACGGTGATCGTACCATGA
- a CDS encoding GumC family protein, whose protein sequence is MTDSAGYPAGQEEQSSGIMGSLPLILWQRKWFVIIPAVIVAIAATAAAFLLPRSYQSSAVLLVESQNLPGGTTAGPADDVIDRRIAKIRQQILARPDLVELIQNNNLYNASDRSEPLSALVEKMRAATNISAVDANITRGAQGGQGSIAFSLTFDYPRAAEAQLVAQTFVDRLLKLDASESQSQAQTNVRFLEDQQSSLQAQVDAVEQQVNRVTGQNGAALSSGANMGMISTGGGDFEGQIASLRRENLQLQAQLGKTGVGRDPGVVAAEAQLAAVRAQYSDDHPDVKLAETRLAAAKTAASQFQTNNVAGTIQQQIAANNKAISDLNSARGQSQSRAMQMAAAQARGPVVAQQVSQLQARADQIRNDLGKVTSNLLNARSLAKLTEEQRGERLTLIDPPNTPDRPTKPNRPALILGGIAAGLGLGFVLAFLIELVLRPIRSAATLTALTGAPPLAVVPVLSHKRPKTGGRWAWFSRKKKPTEQKLEEEGQYA, encoded by the coding sequence ATGACGGACAGCGCGGGATATCCCGCCGGCCAGGAGGAACAATCTTCTGGCATTATGGGTAGTTTGCCACTGATCCTGTGGCAGCGGAAATGGTTCGTCATCATTCCGGCTGTTATCGTCGCGATCGCGGCGACGGCTGCGGCTTTCCTGTTGCCGCGCAGCTATCAGTCGAGCGCCGTTTTGCTGGTCGAGTCGCAGAACCTGCCGGGCGGCACGACCGCCGGGCCGGCCGACGACGTGATCGATCGCCGCATCGCAAAGATCCGTCAGCAGATTCTCGCGCGTCCCGATCTGGTCGAGCTGATCCAGAACAACAATCTCTACAACGCCTCCGATCGGTCCGAACCGCTGTCGGCGCTTGTCGAGAAGATGCGCGCCGCAACCAACATCAGTGCGGTGGATGCGAACATCACGCGCGGTGCGCAGGGTGGCCAGGGATCGATCGCCTTCTCGCTGACCTTCGATTATCCGCGCGCGGCCGAGGCGCAATTGGTCGCCCAGACCTTCGTCGATCGCCTCCTGAAGCTGGATGCATCCGAATCGCAGTCGCAGGCACAGACCAACGTCCGCTTCCTCGAAGATCAGCAGAGCAGCCTCCAGGCGCAGGTCGATGCGGTCGAGCAGCAGGTCAATCGCGTCACGGGCCAGAACGGCGCGGCGCTTTCGAGCGGCGCGAACATGGGCATGATCAGCACCGGTGGTGGCGATTTCGAAGGACAGATCGCATCCCTTCGTCGTGAAAACCTGCAATTGCAGGCGCAACTTGGCAAGACAGGTGTCGGCCGCGATCCCGGCGTGGTTGCCGCCGAGGCGCAGCTCGCGGCCGTGCGGGCGCAATATTCGGACGATCATCCCGATGTGAAGCTGGCGGAGACACGCCTGGCGGCTGCCAAGACCGCCGCATCGCAGTTCCAGACCAACAATGTCGCGGGAACCATCCAGCAGCAGATCGCGGCGAACAACAAGGCGATCTCTGACCTGAACAGCGCACGTGGCCAGTCGCAGAGCCGCGCGATGCAGATGGCGGCGGCGCAGGCTCGCGGTCCGGTCGTCGCGCAGCAGGTGTCGCAATTGCAGGCGCGTGCCGACCAGATCCGCAACGACCTCGGCAAGGTGACGTCCAACCTGCTCAACGCCCGGTCGCTCGCCAAGCTGACCGAGGAGCAGCGCGGCGAACGTCTGACGCTGATCGATCCGCCGAACACGCCGGATCGGCCGACCAAGCCCAATCGTCCCGCATTGATCCTTGGCGGGATCGCGGCCGGACTGGGGCTGGGCTTCGTGCTCGCCTTCCTGATCGAGCTCGTCCTTCGTCCGATCCGCAGCGCTGCAACGCTGACGGCGCTCACCGGCGCACCCCCGCTCGCGGTCGTTCCCGTGCTGTCGCACAAGCGTCCGAAGACCGGGGGCCGGTGGGCCTGGTTCTCGCGCAAGAAGAAGCCGACCGAACAAAAGCTCGAAGAAGAGGGCCAATACGCGTGA
- a CDS encoding CpsD/CapB family tyrosine-protein kinase — protein MTQASEWDSGTGDRPVSPASVLRRSESTESLERFDSTKRGVFGFNSRDRRSRPFNLLRAQVSKLMTANNYKIIGMTSATPRVGKSFMASNLAASMSRIPGTRTLLFDLDLRRGSIAKTFDIPEGPGINSFLSGEIDSLDAAAYDIQGTNLTIFPSFPTDDSSAELLSGSRLKTLVKAMRGLSENVICICDLPPAFANDDTAIVLREIDGYLFVVEEGMTTAHQVRDAIELLKPAPCLGTVLNRYRGGIGGDDYGFGYGTQRYYDAYYS, from the coding sequence GTGACCCAGGCAAGCGAATGGGACTCTGGTACCGGCGACCGGCCGGTCTCGCCCGCGTCGGTACTTCGACGCAGTGAATCGACCGAATCGCTGGAGCGGTTCGATTCGACCAAGCGCGGCGTGTTCGGATTCAACAGTCGCGACCGCCGCTCGCGGCCGTTCAACCTGCTGCGCGCGCAGGTTTCGAAGCTGATGACGGCGAACAACTACAAGATCATCGGCATGACCTCCGCCACGCCGCGCGTCGGCAAATCGTTCATGGCGAGCAACCTGGCGGCATCCATGTCGCGCATCCCGGGCACGCGGACCTTGCTGTTCGATCTCGATCTGCGCCGCGGGTCGATTGCGAAGACGTTCGACATTCCCGAAGGTCCGGGGATCAACTCCTTCCTGTCGGGGGAGATCGATTCCCTCGATGCGGCCGCCTATGACATTCAGGGGACCAACCTCACGATCTTTCCATCGTTCCCCACCGACGATTCCTCGGCGGAACTGCTGTCGGGCAGCCGCCTGAAGACGTTGGTTAAGGCGATGCGCGGGCTGTCTGAAAACGTGATCTGCATCTGCGATCTTCCGCCCGCTTTCGCGAATGACGATACCGCCATCGTTCTCCGCGAGATCGACGGCTATCTGTTCGTCGTGGAAGAGGGCATGACGACCGCGCATCAGGTGCGCGATGCCATCGAATTGCTGAAGCCGGCACCGTGCCTCGGGACCGTCCTGAACCGCTATCGTGGTGGGATCGGCGGGGACGATTATGGCTTCGGCTACGGGACTCAACGCTATTACGACGCCTATTATTCCTGA
- a CDS encoding glycosyltransferase, whose translation MKIAYLINRYPAVSHSFIRREILALEAAGASVERFSIRPFDQNLPDPADRAEADRTQVVVSQGIAALFAATLKMLITSPARFFHALRIALKAFADEPRRGWRQLFYLVEACWLARKLRGVDHLHAHFGTNPAAVARLIGALTGIPYSFTVHGPDEFDAPGALDIAGKIADARHVMAISSYGRSQLMRWSDPGHWSKIAVVPCGVDRVFTEANAPRADYGKTLCCVARLSAQKGIPLLIEAVTELASRRSDFRLVLVGDGEMRAEIERMIVDRGLSEIVSITGFVGAAQVRDILLSSRAMVLPSFAEGLPVVIMEALALETPVIVTAIAGVPELVTEDCGWVIPAGSVPALVQAMDDALDCDTATLAAKGRTGRARVLERHESGKIGADLAALLQDVA comes from the coding sequence ATGAAGATAGCGTATCTGATCAATCGCTATCCAGCGGTTAGCCACAGCTTCATCCGCCGGGAAATCCTGGCGCTGGAGGCTGCGGGCGCGTCGGTCGAGCGCTTCTCTATCCGGCCCTTCGACCAGAACCTCCCGGATCCGGCGGACCGGGCGGAAGCGGACCGCACCCAAGTGGTGGTAAGCCAGGGTATCGCGGCGTTGTTCGCCGCGACGCTGAAGATGCTGATAACCAGTCCCGCCCGCTTCTTCCATGCCTTGCGTATCGCGCTCAAAGCGTTCGCCGACGAACCGCGCCGTGGTTGGCGCCAGTTATTCTATCTCGTCGAGGCATGCTGGCTCGCCCGGAAGCTACGCGGCGTCGATCATCTCCACGCACATTTCGGCACCAATCCCGCCGCAGTCGCGCGATTGATCGGCGCGCTGACCGGCATTCCGTACAGTTTCACCGTTCACGGGCCCGACGAATTCGACGCGCCGGGCGCGTTAGATATCGCCGGCAAGATCGCGGACGCACGGCACGTCATGGCGATCAGCTCCTATGGCCGCAGCCAGCTGATGCGCTGGAGCGATCCCGGTCATTGGTCGAAAATCGCGGTCGTGCCGTGCGGCGTGGACCGGGTGTTCACCGAAGCAAACGCGCCGCGTGCCGATTACGGAAAGACATTGTGCTGCGTCGCCCGGTTGAGCGCGCAAAAGGGTATTCCGCTCCTTATCGAGGCGGTCACGGAGCTTGCCTCCAGACGATCCGACTTCCGCCTCGTCCTGGTCGGCGATGGCGAGATGCGCGCGGAGATCGAGCGCATGATCGTGGACCGCGGCCTGTCGGAAATCGTCTCGATCACCGGCTTTGTCGGGGCAGCGCAGGTCCGCGACATCTTGCTGTCCAGCCGCGCGATGGTCCTGCCCAGTTTTGCCGAAGGGCTGCCGGTGGTCATCATGGAAGCCTTGGCGCTGGAAACGCCGGTGATCGTCACGGCGATCGCCGGCGTGCCGGAACTGGTCACCGAAGACTGCGGCTGGGTCATACCGGCAGGGTCGGTTCCCGCGCTGGTCCAGGCGATGGACGACGCACTCGACTGCGATACCGCAACGCTCGCCGCGAAAGGGCGGACGGGGCGTGCACGCGTGCTGGAGCGGCACGAATCCGGAAAGATCGGTGCCGATCTCGCGGCTCTTTTGCAGGACGTGGCATGA
- a CDS encoding glycosyltransferase family 2 protein, with the protein MTGVLQILAIVLLVPIIVIDTVFLSEILFGLAGSVKPMRAAPRSSVALLIPAHDEEASLPAMLPGLLDLKSSGARVLLVADNCTDGTARTAREAGLEVVERTDPDRRGKGYALAFGRDELAKSAPDIVVILDADCAIDRAALTRIVQRATITDRVVQAAYVFRPALHASAAVQISNFAFATKNIVRQRGIARLGGPAILTGSGMAFPWSTFAALDLATGNVVEDLVMGIELIERGLPPVFEPGATVWSDSSGDSGTETQRARWEGGFLATARSVAPRLLGTGLIQRRWSKIWMGAHLLVPPLTLLLLANVVVTLLAALLALGTGMVTPLLIGGGLLWALIVAVAAAWAVEGRRHISGMTLIRLPFYIAWKLALYARILGGKRSVAWVRTERVDRP; encoded by the coding sequence ATGACCGGTGTGCTGCAGATACTGGCGATCGTCCTGCTCGTACCGATCATCGTCATCGATACCGTTTTCCTCAGCGAAATCCTCTTCGGTCTCGCGGGCAGCGTAAAACCGATGCGTGCGGCGCCCAGATCGTCCGTCGCGCTGTTGATCCCGGCGCATGACGAAGAGGCCAGTCTGCCCGCGATGCTGCCCGGCCTGCTGGACCTGAAGTCGAGCGGCGCGCGCGTCCTTTTGGTCGCGGACAATTGCACCGACGGTACGGCACGAACGGCGAGGGAGGCTGGGCTCGAGGTGGTCGAGCGCACCGATCCCGACCGGCGTGGCAAGGGCTATGCGCTCGCCTTCGGGCGCGACGAACTGGCGAAATCGGCGCCCGATATCGTCGTCATACTGGACGCGGATTGCGCGATCGACCGGGCCGCTTTGACCCGGATCGTCCAGCGCGCGACGATCACCGATCGCGTCGTCCAGGCCGCCTATGTCTTCCGCCCCGCACTGCATGCATCGGCGGCGGTGCAGATCTCCAATTTCGCGTTTGCGACGAAGAACATAGTCCGCCAGCGGGGGATCGCGCGGCTCGGCGGCCCGGCAATCCTGACCGGATCCGGCATGGCCTTCCCGTGGAGCACGTTCGCCGCGCTCGATCTCGCGACGGGAAATGTCGTTGAGGATCTCGTCATGGGGATCGAACTGATCGAACGCGGCCTGCCGCCCGTATTCGAACCCGGCGCGACGGTATGGTCCGACAGCAGCGGCGATTCGGGCACCGAAACGCAGCGCGCCCGCTGGGAGGGCGGCTTCCTCGCCACGGCACGCAGCGTCGCACCGCGTCTGCTCGGGACGGGACTGATCCAGCGGCGTTGGTCCAAGATCTGGATGGGCGCACATTTGCTCGTTCCCCCGCTGACGCTGCTGCTGCTTGCGAACGTCGTTGTAACGCTGCTCGCGGCGCTGCTCGCACTCGGCACCGGAATGGTTACGCCGCTCCTCATCGGCGGCGGATTGCTGTGGGCGCTGATCGTCGCGGTCGCCGCCGCATGGGCGGTGGAAGGCCGCCGCCATATTAGCGGTATGACGCTGATCCGCCTGCCATTCTACATCGCCTGGAAACTCGCGCTCTACGCCCGCATTCTTGGGGGAAAACGCTCCGTCGCCTGGGTCCGCACGGAACGGGTCGACCGCCCCTGA
- a CDS encoding glycosyltransferase family 25 protein, with the protein MSDILARFDSVRIINLPERTDRRREMTRELERVGANGNPRIAFFDAVRPTDPADFPSLGARGCFMSHLEILREARADGVQTVLILEDDLNFSGDFQSEGRSQLDRLFGGDWDIFYGAYRLHAPHPGGADTPLPAEQAVETTPFVAFNGRVIPRVIDFLEGILTRPAGSPDYGPMHVDGAYSVFRMLHPDVVTYAASPKLGYQRSSRSDISDTQPMIDRIPVLRTFANIARRLRSILEPSRD; encoded by the coding sequence ATGAGCGATATACTGGCCAGGTTCGATAGCGTGCGGATCATCAATCTGCCCGAGCGGACGGATCGTCGGCGCGAGATGACGAGGGAGCTTGAGCGCGTCGGTGCGAATGGAAATCCGCGGATCGCGTTTTTCGACGCGGTGCGGCCAACCGATCCTGCGGATTTCCCGAGCCTCGGCGCGCGGGGATGTTTCATGAGCCATCTGGAGATCCTTCGTGAGGCGCGCGCCGACGGGGTCCAGACCGTCCTTATACTGGAGGACGATCTCAACTTTTCGGGTGATTTCCAGTCCGAGGGGCGCTCACAGCTCGATCGCCTGTTCGGCGGGGACTGGGACATCTTCTACGGGGCGTATCGATTGCACGCGCCCCATCCCGGGGGCGCGGATACGCCGTTGCCGGCCGAGCAGGCAGTCGAAACGACGCCGTTCGTTGCGTTCAATGGCCGCGTGATACCGCGCGTTATCGACTTTCTGGAGGGCATTCTCACCCGCCCCGCAGGATCGCCCGACTACGGTCCGATGCATGTCGATGGTGCATATTCGGTGTTCCGGATGCTGCATCCCGATGTCGTTACCTATGCCGCATCGCCCAAGCTTGGCTATCAACGATCGTCGCGGTCCGATATCTCGGATACGCAACCGATGATCGACCGGATCCCGGTGCTGCGGACCTTCGCCAATATTGCGCGACGGTTGCGGTCAATCCTGGAACCGTCGCGCGACTGA
- a CDS encoding glycosyltransferase has product MPEARTGATSVAAVMVNFRTPVLALDAARALASARAEFPDLRLVIADGFSNDDSVERLEAGVAGSDLADWVTVLPLAVNGGFGWANNQAMLRLMQSDSPPDYIYLLNPDTQVTPGAVSALVETLDRYPRCAAVGSLLLNDDGSPSGSAFRFPSVGRELLRGARTGGIGRLLGIEPIVFDDGHAGEVDWVTGASMMFRAAALKQTGLFDTAFFLYFEEVELTHRLRKAGWTVRHEPASKVHHIGGASTGMAYNRKDLTIGPPLPRYWFRSRRRCFSLIGGRSTAIAANLAWITGHAFYMTRRMIGRGGYHILNRREGRDLIGCGVLPSRADVTSDHTAWDEPFDRTPAWMQRSKSI; this is encoded by the coding sequence ATGCCTGAAGCGCGAACCGGGGCGACATCCGTCGCCGCGGTCATGGTGAATTTCCGCACGCCGGTTCTCGCGCTGGACGCGGCCCGAGCGCTGGCGAGCGCGCGGGCTGAGTTCCCCGACCTGCGGCTGGTGATTGCGGACGGCTTTTCGAACGACGACTCGGTCGAGCGGCTGGAGGCGGGGGTTGCGGGAAGCGACCTTGCGGATTGGGTTACGGTGCTGCCGCTGGCGGTGAATGGCGGGTTCGGCTGGGCCAACAACCAGGCGATGCTGCGGTTGATGCAGTCCGACAGTCCGCCGGATTATATCTATCTGCTCAACCCCGACACGCAAGTAACGCCGGGCGCGGTTTCGGCGCTGGTCGAGACGCTGGACCGGTATCCGCGCTGCGCGGCGGTGGGCAGCCTGTTGCTGAACGACGATGGCAGCCCGTCCGGTTCCGCTTTCCGCTTTCCATCGGTCGGCCGCGAATTGTTGCGCGGTGCCCGGACCGGGGGAATCGGGCGTTTGCTCGGGATCGAGCCGATCGTGTTCGACGACGGGCATGCGGGCGAGGTCGATTGGGTGACGGGCGCAAGCATGATGTTCCGCGCCGCAGCGTTGAAGCAGACCGGATTGTTCGACACCGCCTTCTTCCTGTATTTCGAGGAAGTCGAACTGACGCACCGGCTGCGCAAGGCGGGCTGGACCGTCCGCCACGAACCGGCGAGCAAGGTCCACCATATCGGCGGCGCATCGACCGGGATGGCGTATAATCGCAAGGACCTGACGATCGGGCCGCCCTTGCCGCGATATTGGTTCAGATCGCGCCGGCGCTGTTTCTCGCTGATCGGTGGGCGCAGCACGGCGATCGCGGCGAACCTCGCCTGGATCACGGGCCATGCCTTCTACATGACGCGCCGGATGATCGGGCGGGGCGGGTATCACATCCTGAACCGTCGCGAGGGGCGCGATCTTATCGGCTGCGGGGTCCTGCCGAGCCGGGCGGACGTGACATCCGATCATACCGCATGGGACGAACCGTTCGACCGGACGCCGGCATGGATGCAGCGGTCAAAGAGTATTTGA
- a CDS encoding serine O-acetyltransferase, whose amino-acid sequence MNADLPLFAQIREDWIAHGRDWTKPGFRAVAVHRFGVWRMSVRPKLLRAPLSILYRALFRRCRDVYGIELPYSVVLGRNVVVEHQGGIVVHGDTVIGDDCIIRQNCTLGIRRLDALNDAPVLGRGVQLGAGSVVLGKITLGDGAIVGANAVVLVDVPARALAIGVPATITMRGEPTS is encoded by the coding sequence ATGAACGCCGACCTGCCCCTGTTCGCGCAGATTCGCGAAGACTGGATCGCGCATGGCCGCGACTGGACCAAGCCCGGATTTCGGGCCGTGGCCGTGCATCGCTTCGGCGTGTGGCGGATGAGCGTGCGCCCCAAGTTGCTCCGCGCGCCGCTCAGCATACTGTATCGCGCGCTCTTCCGCCGGTGCCGGGACGTCTATGGCATCGAACTGCCCTATTCGGTCGTGCTCGGCCGGAACGTGGTCGTCGAACATCAGGGGGGCATCGTCGTTCACGGCGATACGGTGATCGGCGACGATTGCATCATCCGGCAGAATTGCACGCTGGGCATCCGTCGGCTCGACGCACTGAACGACGCGCCGGTGCTGGGGCGCGGCGTGCAGCTTGGCGCGGGATCTGTCGTGCTCGGCAAGATTACGCTTGGCGACGGTGCGATCGTTGGGGCAAACGCAGTCGTGTTGGTCGATGTGCCGGCGCGGGCGCTGGCGATCGGTGTTCCGGCCACGATCACGATGCGCGGGGAACCAACGTCTTGA
- a CDS encoding glycosyltransferase gives MPHHEENRRHEQDRLGIVVIGRNEGDRLVRCLDSLPEGVSCVYVDSASSDDSVAMTMSRGVHAIELTAPPRLSAARARNAGLAYLVAQNPALEYVQMVDGDCEMQPGWLEAGMAALDRDPALALVFGRRRERYPDRSIYNAFCNDEWNVPVGPASACGGDVLCRVAPLQAIGGYDAGMIAGEDPDMAARLRAGGWRLERIDSEMTLHDAAILHFGQWWMRCKRAGHAFAELASRHPELRDPDYRRNCRRILIWGLAMPVLFIVALLAAILSGSVVAWLAAAALLLVWPAKMAQIALAKSRTLPPRIAVASGIFLMLGKFPELLGLLRFRRDHAGGRKSELIEYKQAASR, from the coding sequence TTGCCGCACCACGAAGAGAATCGGCGTCATGAACAGGATCGGCTGGGTATCGTCGTGATCGGGCGCAACGAAGGCGACCGGCTTGTGCGGTGCCTCGATTCCCTGCCCGAGGGCGTGTCGTGCGTCTATGTCGACTCCGCATCGTCGGACGACAGTGTCGCCATGACGATGTCGCGCGGCGTGCATGCGATCGAGTTGACCGCCCCGCCCCGCCTGTCCGCCGCCCGCGCACGCAATGCCGGATTGGCCTATCTGGTCGCGCAAAACCCGGCACTGGAATACGTCCAGATGGTGGATGGCGATTGCGAGATGCAGCCGGGCTGGCTCGAGGCCGGCATGGCAGCGCTGGACCGCGATCCCGCATTGGCGCTGGTGTTCGGCCGCCGCCGCGAACGCTATCCCGACCGCTCCATCTACAACGCCTTCTGCAACGACGAATGGAACGTGCCGGTCGGGCCGGCATCGGCCTGTGGCGGCGACGTGCTGTGCCGGGTCGCGCCGTTGCAGGCGATCGGCGGCTATGATGCCGGAATGATCGCCGGTGAGGACCCCGACATGGCGGCGCGGCTGCGCGCAGGGGGATGGCGGCTGGAGCGGATCGACAGCGAAATGACGCTGCACGATGCCGCGATCCTGCACTTCGGGCAATGGTGGATGCGGTGCAAGCGCGCCGGGCATGCCTTTGCCGAACTGGCCAGCCGCCACCCGGAACTGCGCGATCCCGATTATCGTCGCAATTGCCGCCGCATCCTGATCTGGGGATTGGCGATGCCGGTACTTTTCATCGTCGCTTTGCTTGCCGCAATCCTCTCGGGCAGCGTCGTGGCGTGGCTTGCCGCGGCGGCGCTGTTGCTCGTGTGGCCCGCGAAGATGGCGCAGATCGCGCTCGCCAAGTCCCGCACGCTGCCGCCGCGCATCGCGGTGGCGAGCGGCATCTTCCTGATGCTGGGCAAGTTCCCCGAGTTGCTCGGCCTGCTCCGATTCCGGCGCGACCATGCCGGTGGCAGGAAATCCGAACTGATCGAGTACAAGCAGGCGGCGAGCCGATGA
- a CDS encoding WecB/TagA/CpsF family glycosyltransferase, whose translation MTGSSATTGSAGQAIFLDMAFDRLDFEAMVAWLERRRAGDRFAYVVTPNVDHIVQIAGDPVNLRPLYDDATLRLCDSRVLAKLAKLRGIDLPVVPGSDLVVALFDRVLAPGDRYCLIGGSDELAKRLRAKYPDLDQVHHAPRWVCAAMQERARKR comes from the coding sequence ATGACCGGATCATCGGCGACCACGGGTTCGGCTGGACAAGCGATCTTCCTCGATATGGCCTTTGATCGCCTTGATTTCGAGGCGATGGTCGCATGGTTGGAACGGCGCCGCGCGGGCGACCGCTTCGCCTATGTCGTGACGCCGAACGTCGATCACATCGTCCAGATCGCCGGGGATCCGGTCAATCTGCGTCCCCTGTACGACGACGCCACGCTCCGCCTGTGCGACAGCAGGGTGCTGGCAAAGCTTGCGAAATTGCGCGGGATCGACTTGCCCGTCGTGCCGGGCAGCGATCTGGTTGTCGCGCTGTTCGACCGCGTGCTGGCGCCGGGCGACCGCTATTGCCTGATCGGCGGCAGCGATGAGCTGGCGAAACGGCTGCGCGCGAAATATCCGGATCTCGACCAGGTTCATCATGCCCCCCGATGGGTCTGCGCCGCGATGCAGGAGCGCGCGCGGAAGCGGTGA
- a CDS encoding WecB/TagA/CpsF family glycosyltransferase, whose protein sequence is MRAAAAANARVILLAVGAPQQEMLAREMAQDGTVSGTALCIGASIDFIVGAQRRAPKSRATCWN, encoded by the coding sequence GTGAGAGCGGCGGCAGCGGCGAATGCGCGCGTCATCCTGCTCGCCGTCGGCGCGCCGCAGCAGGAAATGCTCGCCCGTGAAATGGCGCAGGACGGTACGGTTTCCGGCACCGCCTTGTGCATCGGGGCGTCGATAGACTTCATCGTCGGCGCACAGCGCCGCGCGCCGAAAAGTCGTGCAACGTGCTGGAATTGA